A single Sulfurimonas aquatica DNA region contains:
- a CDS encoding UDP-2,3-diacylglucosamine diphosphatase, protein MSHNIELLEGAFVISDAHYSDLRPELLALIKDIHSKKLLPSQIVFMGDIFDALFGEVPYTHSINEEMITLINEINQEIEVIYLEGNHDFNLESVFPNAKIFSLNEQPVSCNFKGKKVCLAHGDFDVSLSYSIYSGVIRNSTVLSTLKIIDNFTNHYILKKLDSFLAKKDDCKEFIGFRDFISKRELEKFECDYFIEGHFHQNSAFSFDNFYYINLAAFACNQRYFIVESSDNKELLKEEKFSKEI, encoded by the coding sequence ATGTCCCATAATATAGAACTACTTGAGGGTGCATTTGTAATCTCAGATGCACACTACTCAGATCTTCGACCCGAATTACTTGCGCTTATTAAAGATATTCATTCGAAAAAACTACTCCCTTCTCAAATCGTTTTCATGGGTGATATATTTGACGCACTTTTTGGAGAAGTTCCCTATACTCATAGTATAAATGAGGAGATGATAACTCTTATAAATGAGATAAATCAAGAGATAGAGGTGATATACCTTGAAGGCAATCATGACTTTAATCTAGAGTCAGTTTTTCCAAACGCGAAGATATTTTCCTTGAATGAACAACCAGTGAGTTGTAACTTTAAAGGCAAAAAAGTATGCTTGGCACATGGCGATTTTGATGTCAGTCTCTCTTATAGTATATACAGTGGAGTTATTAGAAACTCTACTGTTCTCTCTACTCTTAAAATAATAGATAATTTTACAAATCACTACATACTTAAAAAGCTAGACAGTTTTTTAGCAAAAAAAGATGATTGTAAAGAGTTCATAGGCTTTAGAGATTTTATATCTAAACGCGAGTTAGAGAAGTTTGAGTGTGATTATTTTATTGAAGGGCACTTTCATCAAAATAGCGCTTTTAGCTTTGATAATTTTTACTATATTAATTTAGCCGCTTTTGCTTGTAATCAAAGATATTTTATAGTAGAATCTTCAGATAATAAAGAACTATTAAAAGAAGAAAAATTCTCTAAGGAGATTTAA
- a CDS encoding thiamine biosynthesis protein ThiF — MMDGFDLNSALVCEGIIGDGCGGGRVFFVEDETLKTFDPLTKSSTLLLEGIVDALSVSKKACIITISTKSQEIKYDLSLLQQI; from the coding sequence ATGATGGATGGTTTTGATTTAAACTCCGCTCTTGTTTGTGAAGGTATTATTGGAGATGGTTGTGGAGGTGGAAGAGTCTTTTTTGTTGAGGATGAAACACTTAAAACATTTGATCCGCTAACAAAAAGTAGTACACTTTTACTAGAGGGTATTGTGGATGCACTCTCGGTATCTAAAAAGGCATGTATTATAACAATTAGCACTAAATCTCAAGAGATTAAATATGACTTATCCCTCTTACAACAGATTTAA
- a CDS encoding hybrid sensor histidine kinase/response regulator, with protein MDEFQEILQDFLVESFELVEKLDEDLVELENTPEDLELLNGIFRVAHTVKGASSFLNFDVLTHLTHHMEDVLNKARHGELILTPDIMDVVLESIDLMKALLETIRDTSADAGIDVSACVARLDKVAGGTGEVESPVVEAPAAQIIEAEAVAEVAVDSDEPDYDNMDPDEIEAEIERLLQERQEQDKAKRQAKIDAGESVLAAPPEPTSDDEASSEPTPAAPPPPPPPSAPAVVINDAPDEDPKAAAPAKRTPAAVEQTIRVDVKRLDHLMNLIGELVLAKNRLIKINDDVEERYEGEEFLEELNQVVSIVSIVTTDLQIAVMKTRMLPIGKVFNKFPRMIRDLSRELNKKIELEISGEDTELDKSIVEEIGDPLVHIIRNSCDHGVETPSERIAKGKDETGTIGLKAYNEGNQIVIQIDDDGKGLDSNMLKNKSLEKGIITEKEADSMSEKESFGLIFKPGFSTAASVTSVSGRGVGMDVVKTNIEKLNGIIDIDSELGVGTSMKLKIPLTLAIIQALLVGVQEEHYAIPLASVLETVRISKDEIYTVEGRSVMRLREEVLSLVHIGDIFEVERILDASEHAYVVVLGLGTSKIGLIVDTLVGQEEIVIKSLGDYLKGIEGIAGATIRGDGGVTLIVDVVALMSMAKTVKASQISSSDSSSADVSREKTKASDYTVMIVDDSKTDRTIMRKSLESTGITLVEATDGQEALNILKAGDHNFDAMLIDIEMPRMDGYTLATEIKKYNKYKALPLIAVTSRTGKSDRMRGVESGMVEYITKPYSADYLSSVVQRNVNFKSEFL; from the coding sequence ATGGATGAATTTCAAGAGATACTACAAGATTTTTTAGTCGAATCATTTGAACTTGTAGAAAAATTAGATGAAGATTTAGTAGAATTAGAAAATACCCCAGAAGATTTAGAACTTTTAAATGGTATTTTTCGTGTAGCACACACGGTTAAGGGAGCTTCATCATTTTTAAATTTTGATGTTTTAACGCACCTTACTCACCATATGGAAGATGTACTTAATAAGGCTCGTCATGGTGAGCTAATTTTAACACCTGATATTATGGATGTTGTACTAGAATCAATTGACCTTATGAAAGCATTGCTTGAGACTATCCGTGACACAAGTGCTGATGCTGGAATAGACGTTTCTGCTTGTGTAGCTAGACTAGATAAAGTGGCTGGCGGTACGGGAGAAGTTGAATCTCCTGTTGTAGAAGCACCTGCCGCTCAGATTATTGAGGCTGAAGCTGTTGCGGAAGTAGCGGTAGATTCAGATGAACCTGATTATGATAATATGGACCCAGATGAGATTGAAGCTGAGATTGAGAGACTATTACAAGAGCGCCAAGAGCAAGATAAGGCTAAACGCCAAGCTAAGATAGATGCAGGTGAGAGCGTATTAGCCGCTCCTCCTGAACCAACATCCGATGATGAAGCTAGCTCAGAGCCAACACCAGCAGCTCCACCGCCTCCACCACCACCTTCAGCTCCAGCTGTTGTTATAAATGATGCTCCGGATGAAGATCCAAAAGCAGCTGCTCCAGCCAAACGAACACCGGCTGCAGTTGAACAGACTATTCGTGTTGATGTAAAAAGACTTGACCACTTGATGAACCTTATAGGTGAGCTGGTTCTTGCAAAAAATAGACTCATTAAGATAAATGATGATGTAGAAGAGCGTTATGAGGGTGAAGAGTTCCTTGAAGAGTTAAACCAAGTGGTTTCTATAGTATCTATTGTTACAACTGACTTACAGATAGCAGTTATGAAAACTAGAATGCTTCCTATTGGTAAGGTATTTAATAAGTTTCCAAGAATGATTAGAGACCTTTCACGTGAACTCAACAAAAAAATAGAACTTGAAATATCTGGTGAAGATACTGAGCTTGACAAGTCTATTGTTGAAGAGATAGGCGATCCATTAGTTCACATTATTCGTAACTCATGTGATCATGGTGTAGAGACTCCTTCAGAGCGTATAGCTAAAGGAAAAGATGAGACCGGAACTATAGGCTTAAAGGCTTATAATGAAGGGAATCAAATTGTTATTCAGATAGATGATGATGGTAAAGGTTTAGACTCTAACATGCTTAAGAATAAATCACTTGAAAAAGGGATTATTACTGAAAAAGAAGCTGATAGTATGAGTGAAAAAGAGTCCTTTGGTCTTATTTTCAAACCTGGATTCTCAACTGCTGCTTCTGTAACAAGTGTTTCTGGTCGTGGTGTTGGTATGGATGTTGTAAAAACAAATATTGAAAAGCTTAACGGTATTATCGATATTGATAGCGAGCTTGGTGTTGGTACTTCAATGAAGTTGAAGATTCCTTTAACACTTGCGATTATACAGGCACTTCTTGTTGGTGTTCAAGAGGAGCATTATGCTATTCCTCTTGCATCTGTTTTAGAGACTGTTAGAATCTCTAAAGATGAGATATATACAGTAGAAGGTCGCTCAGTTATGAGACTTCGTGAAGAGGTTTTATCACTTGTTCATATTGGAGATATCTTTGAAGTTGAGCGCATTCTTGATGCGAGTGAGCATGCTTATGTAGTTGTACTTGGTTTGGGTACAAGTAAAATAGGTCTTATTGTTGATACTTTAGTTGGTCAAGAAGAGATAGTTATTAAGTCATTAGGTGATTATCTCAAAGGGATTGAAGGTATCGCTGGGGCTACTATCCGTGGTGATGGTGGCGTTACACTTATTGTGGATGTTGTTGCACTTATGTCTATGGCAAAAACTGTAAAAGCTTCTCAAATAAGTAGTAGTGATTCATCTTCAGCAGATGTCTCTCGTGAAAAAACAAAGGCTAGTGACTACACGGTAATGATAGTAGATGATTCTAAAACAGATAGAACTATTATGCGTAAATCTTTAGAGTCTACAGGAATAACTCTAGTAGAAGCTACTGATGGCCAAGAAGCACTAAATATTTTAAAAGCGGGTGATCATAATTTTGATGCAATGCTGATTGATATAGAGATGCCTAGAATGGATGGATATACTTTAGCTACAGAGATTAAGAAGTACAACAAGTATAAAGCTTTACCACTTATTGCCGTTACCTCTCGTACTGGAAAATCAGATCGTATGCGTGGTGTAGAGTCTGGAATGGTAGAGTATATTACTAAACCATACTCTGCAGATTATCTCTCTAGTGTTGTACAGAGAAATGTTAACTTTAAATCGGAGTTTTTATAA
- a CDS encoding chemotaxis protein, whose product MDDRSLKVGSNEMELVDFRILKQEEDGVYEGIYGINVSKVREIIRVPFLTELPGTPEFIEGIFDLREVVIPVVNLAKWMGIKAPESAEKNSRVIITEFNNVLIGFVVHEAKRIRRINWNDIEPASFMSGGDSLDSNKITGVTKIEDDNVLLILDLESVVQDLGLYEPDVDSIPQEIERFSGLALVLDDSATARKIVKEALIKMGFSVVEAMDGEEGLSRLNEIYSTYGENIANNLKIIISDVEMPKMDGFHFASNVKADGRFNNIPIVFNSSISDHFSEGRGIDAGGEAYLVKFEASSFYNEVARVVRAHMK is encoded by the coding sequence ATGGACGATCGTTCCCTAAAAGTCGGTTCTAATGAAATGGAACTTGTCGACTTTCGTATACTTAAACAAGAAGAAGATGGTGTATATGAAGGTATATATGGAATAAATGTTTCAAAGGTACGTGAAATTATTCGTGTTCCATTTTTAACTGAATTGCCAGGTACGCCTGAGTTTATAGAAGGTATTTTTGATCTACGTGAAGTTGTTATACCAGTTGTAAACTTAGCAAAGTGGATGGGAATAAAAGCACCAGAGTCTGCTGAGAAAAACTCTAGAGTTATTATTACAGAGTTTAATAATGTACTTATTGGTTTTGTGGTTCATGAAGCAAAACGTATACGAAGAATTAACTGGAATGACATAGAACCTGCCTCATTTATGAGCGGAGGTGACTCCCTTGATAGTAATAAAATAACGGGTGTAACAAAAATAGAAGACGATAACGTCCTTTTGATTTTAGACCTTGAGAGTGTTGTGCAAGACTTGGGTCTTTATGAACCGGATGTAGATAGTATACCTCAAGAGATAGAAAGATTTTCTGGATTAGCACTTGTGCTAGATGATAGTGCAACCGCTAGAAAAATAGTAAAAGAGGCACTTATAAAAATGGGCTTTAGTGTGGTAGAAGCTATGGATGGAGAAGAGGGTCTGAGTCGCCTTAATGAAATCTATAGTACTTACGGAGAAAACATAGCGAATAATTTGAAAATAATTATTTCAGATGTTGAGATGCCAAAAATGGATGGTTTTCATTTTGCATCTAATGTCAAAGCAGATGGAAGATTTAATAATATTCCTATAGTGTTCAACTCTTCGATTAGTGATCATTTTAGTGAGGGAAGAGGAATAGATGCTGGCGGTGAGGCTTATTTAGTTAAGTTTGAAGCAAGCTCATTTTATAACGAAGTAGCACGTGTTGTACGTGCACATATGAAGTAG
- a CDS encoding DsrE family protein codes for MKLTKLIYALAVVMMMVVPSSANDNDEDDVVNIVYQCDFADPKRIHLMLNTMNNVVKHYNKNMIQYDLNLVALGPCLQYVMKDFKGTGFVKKPYQDHGGPSGNGTAGRISSLKQTAGDSLTIYACGNTMEKKNVKPEQILDFVELTPAGIIKAIDLQRDGYAYIKIK; via the coding sequence ATGAAATTAACTAAATTAATATATGCCCTTGCAGTAGTAATGATGATGGTTGTTCCATCATCTGCAAATGATAACGATGAAGATGATGTAGTAAATATAGTCTACCAATGTGATTTTGCTGATCCAAAGCGTATTCACTTGATGTTAAACACTATGAACAATGTTGTAAAACACTACAACAAAAATATGATTCAATACGATTTAAACCTAGTAGCCCTTGGACCATGTTTACAATATGTAATGAAGGACTTTAAAGGAACTGGTTTTGTAAAAAAACCTTACCAAGATCATGGTGGGCCCTCTGGTAATGGAACAGCAGGCAGAATTTCTAGCCTAAAGCAAACTGCTGGTGATAGCTTGACTATTTATGCTTGTGGAAATACGATGGAAAAGAAAAATGTAAAACCTGAACAAATTCTAGACTTTGTAGAGCTAACACCTGCTGGAATAATTAAAGCAATTGATCTGCAAAGAGATGGATATGCTTACATTAAAATAAAATAG
- a CDS encoding response regulator transcription factor yields the protein MKILLLEDETILKESIEEFLKSKNYHVDSYENSDDAFDAIFTIDYDLLLLDVNVPGEWDGFSLRKELSIENKNIPTIFVTSMSSADAMLQGYAHGCCDYIKKPFDLIELLLRVQHALKSNCFKTDETFIKLPQGYNYNVTTYELTHNEQRVALSKTEGDILNLFLLHRNRVVTTEMLHEQIWQNSVSSANARVQINNLRRKLPKEIIKNIYGLGYRLDC from the coding sequence GTGAAAATACTTTTACTTGAAGATGAGACTATATTAAAAGAGAGCATAGAAGAGTTTCTAAAAAGTAAAAACTATCATGTAGACAGTTACGAGAATAGCGATGATGCTTTTGATGCGATTTTCACAATTGATTATGACCTTTTACTTCTTGATGTGAATGTCCCAGGAGAGTGGGATGGCTTTTCACTTAGAAAAGAGCTCTCAATAGAAAATAAAAACATTCCAACGATTTTTGTAACATCCATGTCAAGTGCGGATGCTATGCTTCAGGGGTATGCACATGGGTGTTGTGATTACATAAAAAAACCATTTGACTTGATAGAACTACTCCTAAGAGTCCAACATGCCCTTAAGTCAAACTGCTTTAAAACCGATGAGACTTTTATTAAACTTCCTCAAGGATACAACTATAATGTCACAACTTATGAGTTAACACATAATGAACAAAGAGTTGCCTTAAGTAAGACAGAGGGAGATATACTAAACCTTTTTTTACTTCATAGAAACAGGGTAGTCACCACTGAAATGTTACATGAGCAAATATGGCAGAATAGTGTCTCTTCAGCCAATGCAAGAGTTCAAATAAATAATCTTCGTAGGAAATTACCAAAAGAGATTATAAAAAATATTTATGGCTTGGGATATCGTCTTGATTGTTAA
- a CDS encoding cache domain-containing protein, translated as MKLYQKYLVLLLIVLVLLSLYFNLQKKEEYVNNVHTVLINLLNKQIEREKAEAFNFAFALSQNETLQSAIKTNDSIKGYEILKQHMNALEIFSGSKMRAQILTKEYVIFARSWDNSDAGLNVKKFRPDLQEIKISKNPHLSFEAARRLVLIASIPIVRNGEVVGFIEVIHRFNSLEEYFLNYDISMIALLNSKYKNQAVLLNNNPVIENMIIANNGANVEHIAYLKKTGISKLLNQGQLEGKNHFYFSRAILNSNGDNIGYFILIISKQKLELFSAFERELNAFFTYARKDLYYSVLKNSESIDSNICLNKEKAVNNPKNISRGKIK; from the coding sequence ATGAAACTTTATCAAAAGTACTTGGTTCTATTGTTGATAGTTCTTGTACTTTTAAGTCTCTACTTTAATCTACAAAAGAAAGAAGAGTATGTTAATAATGTACATACAGTTCTTATAAATCTCCTCAATAAACAGATAGAGAGAGAAAAGGCCGAAGCATTTAACTTTGCCTTTGCTCTATCTCAAAATGAAACACTCCAATCCGCAATCAAAACTAATGACTCGATAAAAGGCTATGAAATACTCAAGCAGCATATGAATGCCCTAGAGATATTTAGTGGTTCAAAAATGCGTGCGCAGATACTTACTAAAGAGTATGTTATCTTTGCACGAAGTTGGGACAATAGTGATGCTGGCTTAAATGTTAAAAAATTTAGACCAGACTTACAAGAGATAAAAATAAGTAAAAATCCGCATCTATCTTTTGAAGCTGCAAGAAGATTAGTTCTCATAGCTTCCATACCTATAGTTAGAAATGGAGAAGTTGTTGGTTTTATAGAGGTCATACATAGATTTAATTCACTCGAAGAGTATTTTCTTAACTATGACATAAGTATGATTGCTCTACTAAATTCTAAATACAAAAACCAAGCTGTTCTTTTAAATAATAATCCAGTAATTGAAAATATGATTATTGCAAATAATGGAGCAAATGTAGAGCATATTGCTTATCTGAAAAAAACTGGCATCTCTAAGCTACTAAATCAAGGGCAGCTTGAAGGGAAAAACCACTTCTATTTTTCTCGAGCAATTCTAAATAGTAATGGAGACAATATTGGATACTTTATACTAATAATCTCAAAGCAGAAGCTTGAACTATTTAGTGCATTTGAAAGAGAGCTTAATGCATTTTTCACATATGCAAGAAAAGATCTCTACTACTCTGTACTTAAAAATAGTGAGTCAATCGACTCAAATATATGCTTAAATAAAGAAAAAGCTGTAAATAATCCAAAAAATATATCTAGAGGAAAAATAAAGTGA
- the greA gene encoding transcription elongation factor GreA: MQRVEPMTLFGYEKLQAEVKDLKEVKRPQVVKDIEDALEHGDLKENAEYHAAKEMQKNIDNRLAELQDILGNSQIVDPSELEHARISFGSTVCMTDMNTDEEVTYTIVGGCESNPDMGLISFGSPLAKQLLGKEEGDEVKVTLPGGEKEFEIDEVKYQEIVFECH; the protein is encoded by the coding sequence ATGCAAAGAGTAGAACCTATGACACTTTTCGGCTATGAAAAATTACAAGCTGAAGTGAAAGATTTAAAAGAAGTGAAACGTCCTCAAGTTGTAAAAGATATAGAAGATGCACTAGAACATGGTGACCTAAAAGAAAATGCTGAGTACCATGCCGCAAAAGAGATGCAGAAAAATATAGACAATCGTTTAGCAGAGCTTCAAGATATCTTAGGAAACTCACAAATAGTAGACCCTAGTGAACTTGAACATGCAAGAATCTCTTTTGGTTCAACTGTATGTATGACAGATATGAATACAGATGAAGAGGTTACATACACTATAGTAGGTGGCTGTGAATCTAATCCAGATATGGGCCTTATCTCTTTTGGTTCTCCTTTAGCAAAACAGCTTTTAGGAAAAGAGGAGGGTGATGAAGTGAAAGTCACTCTTCCTGGTGGAGAAAAAGAGTTTGAGATAGATGAAGTGAAATACCAAGAAATAGTTTTTGAGTGTCACTAA
- a CDS encoding chemotaxis protein CheW gives MSDKLKQIINNQNAQENGSKENIDEVVQLVGFVIGDEEYAVPILAIQEIIKPFSWTRVPQVPKYVLGVFNLRGAVIPLIDLRSKFSLPTKKHSEDTRFIVMRHGDDVAGFVIDRLTMAIRIKKQNIGPAPDTASGDDTIIDGVGKQEDKIITILKVNKLLERDF, from the coding sequence ATGAGTGATAAATTAAAACAGATTATTAACAATCAGAATGCACAAGAAAACGGTTCTAAAGAAAATATAGATGAAGTTGTTCAACTAGTAGGATTTGTGATAGGAGATGAAGAGTACGCTGTGCCTATTCTTGCCATTCAAGAGATTATTAAACCTTTTTCATGGACAAGAGTTCCCCAAGTTCCAAAGTATGTTCTTGGCGTATTTAATCTTCGTGGAGCAGTAATTCCTCTAATTGATTTACGCTCTAAATTCAGCCTTCCTACTAAGAAGCACTCCGAAGATACGCGTTTCATCGTTATGCGTCATGGTGATGATGTGGCAGGGTTTGTTATAGATAGACTCACTATGGCGATTAGAATTAAAAAGCAAAATATTGGTCCAGCACCTGATACAGCGAGTGGTGATGACACGATTATTGATGGTGTTGGAAAACAAGAAGATAAAATTATTACTATACTTAAAGTTAATAAACTACTAGAAAGAGATTTTTAA
- the argC gene encoding N-acetyl-gamma-glutamyl-phosphate reductase has protein sequence MSKNINVGIIGVSGYTGLELVKMLINHPTFKLNYVANSTGDITMDELHPSLSGICSLEVKKADVDECAATCSLVFLAVPHKTAMAFVKPFMKLGIKVVDFSADYRLTQDVYEEYYCAHTDAENLENVVYGLPEMFREEIKNASLVANPGCFPTSAILGLLPFMDRRVPNTPIIVDAKTGVSGAGKKLSDVTHFVNVNDNLFAYNPFHHRHAPEIAQKLGVSFDEVNFVPHLVPLTRGMISSIYIQTQGSFDAEELVREYYKDEPYVRISKNPVDMKNTAGTNFCDIYVKQKGNLLFVSSSIDNLLRGSSSQALANANLMMGLDENSGIPNIAYVP, from the coding sequence ATGAGTAAAAATATAAATGTAGGAATCATTGGAGTAAGTGGTTATACCGGTTTAGAGCTTGTAAAGATGCTTATAAATCATCCTACTTTTAAGCTAAATTATGTTGCTAACTCTACTGGTGACATAACTATGGATGAACTCCATCCATCTTTAAGCGGCATTTGCTCTTTAGAGGTAAAAAAAGCTGACGTAGATGAGTGCGCAGCCACTTGTTCTCTTGTTTTTTTAGCGGTACCGCATAAGACTGCGATGGCGTTTGTGAAGCCTTTTATGAAACTTGGGATTAAAGTGGTGGACTTCTCGGCTGACTATAGACTAACGCAAGACGTTTATGAAGAGTACTACTGTGCACATACTGACGCAGAAAATCTAGAAAATGTTGTGTATGGTCTGCCAGAGATGTTCCGCGAAGAGATTAAGAACGCTTCTTTAGTTGCAAACCCAGGATGCTTTCCAACTTCGGCTATTTTAGGACTTCTTCCTTTTATGGATAGAAGAGTTCCTAATACTCCTATCATTGTAGACGCAAAAACAGGTGTAAGTGGTGCTGGAAAGAAGTTAAGCGATGTGACACATTTTGTAAATGTCAACGATAACCTTTTTGCATATAACCCTTTTCATCATAGACATGCTCCTGAAATTGCTCAAAAACTTGGCGTTTCATTTGATGAGGTAAATTTTGTACCTCATTTAGTTCCATTAACTCGAGGGATGATTTCATCTATTTATATTCAAACGCAGGGCTCATTTGATGCGGAGGAACTTGTTCGTGAGTATTATAAAGATGAGCCATATGTGCGTATCAGTAAAAACCCAGTTGATATGAAAAATACAGCGGGAACAAATTTCTGTGATATCTATGTAAAACAAAAAGGTAACCTACTATTTGTCTCAAGTTCTATAGATAACCTTCTTCGTGGCTCATCTTCCCAAGCTCTAGCAAATGCTAACTTGATGATGGGACTTGATGAAAACAGTGGGATACCTAACATAGCTTATGTCCCATAA
- a CDS encoding sensor histidine kinase, which yields MIVNEQKFVKKYSFIYTLIISIILLAPLYIYIDHKIKLHEIKTEVELKSIQSHIINAMDIFGNHPNETFEFPKFTQYKSGIYKKDFSRIYTQIKEPLPSFMNGYHSDGSNRYLITKLPSEKYFFAEYLITEKKISFAPIYLEASIVAFGIIALILLLSFYFLNSFSRPFKRVNEKLDDFIKESMHEINTPLSIINVNVDLFSSIYGANKYFNRIKSATKSLATIYNDMDYLIKQNRIEYQDEPINLNAFLRDRVTYFELICELKDIVISFDCSVKVEILFNRTKLERIVDNTLSNAIKFSNTNSKINVTLKKDTDDIKLSIQDYGQGIKNPHMILKKHYRENEHKNGFGIGMSIVKSIIDESDITLDIHSELAKGSTFIYTFHNPMILSSETI from the coding sequence TTGATTGTTAATGAGCAAAAGTTTGTAAAAAAATATAGTTTCATCTATACTTTAATTATATCAATAATCCTTTTAGCACCCCTGTATATCTACATCGACCATAAAATAAAGCTACATGAAATCAAAACCGAAGTTGAGCTCAAATCCATCCAGTCCCATATCATTAATGCGATGGATATTTTTGGAAACCACCCAAATGAAACATTTGAATTTCCAAAATTTACACAATATAAATCTGGAATTTACAAAAAAGATTTTTCACGAATATATACACAGATTAAAGAGCCCCTACCCTCATTTATGAATGGTTATCATAGTGATGGTTCTAATAGGTATCTTATAACGAAACTACCCTCTGAGAAATATTTCTTCGCTGAGTATTTGATTACTGAGAAAAAAATATCTTTTGCTCCAATATACTTAGAAGCAAGTATTGTGGCGTTTGGGATAATTGCTCTTATTTTACTTCTCTCTTTTTACTTTTTAAACAGCTTCTCAAGACCATTTAAAAGAGTAAACGAAAAACTAGATGATTTTATCAAAGAGTCTATGCATGAAATCAATACCCCTTTGAGTATTATAAATGTAAATGTGGACCTCTTTAGCAGTATTTATGGAGCAAATAAATACTTCAATCGTATAAAATCTGCGACGAAATCTTTAGCAACCATATATAATGATATGGACTATTTAATCAAACAAAATCGTATAGAATACCAAGATGAACCTATCAACTTGAATGCGTTTTTAAGAGATAGAGTGACATATTTTGAATTGATTTGTGAACTTAAAGATATAGTTATCTCTTTTGACTGTAGTGTAAAAGTAGAGATTCTTTTTAATAGAACAAAACTTGAGAGGATAGTTGATAATACACTCTCAAACGCTATAAAATTTTCCAATACAAACTCTAAAATCAATGTAACGCTAAAAAAAGATACTGATGATATAAAGCTGAGTATTCAAGACTACGGACAAGGTATTAAAAACCCTCATATGATTCTAAAAAAACACTATAGAGAAAATGAGCATAAGAATGGATTTGGGATTGGTATGAGTATAGTTAAATCCATAATAGACGAATCGGACATCACTTTAGATATACACTCCGAGTTAGCCAAGGGAAGCACCTTTATATATACCTTTCATAATCCAATGATTTTAAGTAGTGAGACTATTTAA